The following are from one region of the Dermacentor albipictus isolate Rhodes 1998 colony chromosome 5, USDA_Dalb.pri_finalv2, whole genome shotgun sequence genome:
- the LOC135897140 gene encoding cystatin-B-like has product MPLCGGLSEEVKDADDTVKEICEKVRADVEAKLSKTFKEFAPLKYRTQLVNGVNYFVKVHVGDGQHIHVRAHKAFQGEISFSAAQENKTLDDPLEHFQ; this is encoded by the exons ATGCCTCTCTGTGGTGGACTCTCGGAGGAAGTTAAGGACGCCGATGACACAGTCAAGGAGATTTGCGAAAAG GTTCGTGCCGATGTGGAGGCGAAGCTGAGCAAGACCTTCAAGGAGTTTGCGCCTCTGAAGTATCGGACGCAGCTGGTGAACGGCGTCAACTATTTCGTGAAG gttcacGTAGGAGATGGCCAGCACATCCACGTGCGTGCGCACAAGGCTTTCCAAGGCGAAATATCCTTCTCGGCTGCGCAGGAGAACAAGACGTTGGATGACCCGCTCGAGCATTTCCAGTGA